A window of the Henckelia pumila isolate YLH828 chromosome 3, ASM3356847v2, whole genome shotgun sequence genome harbors these coding sequences:
- the LOC140886771 gene encoding proline-rich receptor-like protein kinase PERK8 — MASNLPSPESSIIPLPSSSPTNSTSQGSNPNQTTNAPPPSPSPPSNSTSPPPQSSPSPPGPSASPPAPSLEMSPPPPLTPSLPLPLPPVLSPPAPVMSPPPPPPTPTAPPPSANSPPPPPPQVSSPPPPSGGPPPQESFAPPVAPPPPPVVSASPPSPSTSSPPPPSVAHSPKKSHPQHSPPPPPTSAPPLPKSTSPPPSSTQLPPPPDNSSIIGNTQPPFPSEKPTAGHTNTSPDITAVATSGNSQGRRAGSVAAVGSLVGILALSLVVLAVWFTHRQKKKKNQFNLRYAMSSPFASSQNSDSSFLRSQNSAQLAGIASANNYIHSPDSGLGTSRSWFTYEELSAATNGFSKKNLLGEGGFGCVYKGVLADRREVAVKQLKAGGGQGEREFRAEVEIISRIHHRHLVSLVGYCISENQRLLVYDYVPNDTLYYQLHVEGKPAMDWATRVKVAAGAARGLAYLHEDCQPRIIHRDIKSSNILLDSNFEARVADFGLAKLALELDIHTHVSTRVMGTFGYLAPEYASTGKLTEKSDVYSFGVVLLELITGRKPVDASQPLGDESLVEWARPLLTEALETEDFKELVDPRLGRDFVAGEMFRMIEAAAACVRHLAAKRPRMSQMVRALDSMDELTDLNNGMKPGQSGIYDSREHSAQIRMFQRMAFGSQDLSSDSYSLPQSSWRS; from the exons ATGGCTTCGAATTTGCCATCGCCAGAATCTTCTATAATTCCACTTCCATCATCTTCCCCTACTAATTCTACATCTCAGGGATCAAATCCGAATCAGACAACCAATGCACCTCCTCCTTCTCCATCCCCTCCATCCAACTCCACATCCCCACCTCCTCAATCTTCTCCATCACCACCTGGTCCTTCCGCCTCTCCTCCAGCACCTTCACTTGAAATGTCACCACCACCACCTTTAACGCCTTCTTTGCCACTACCATTGCCCCCAGTATTGTCCCCTCCGGCTCCCGTGATgtcaccaccaccaccaccacccaCTCCCACTGCCCCGCCTCCCTCTGCTAATTCACCGCCACCACCGCCACCACAAGTTTCATCCCCTCCGCCACCATCAGGAGGTCCTCCTCCCCAAGAATCCTTTGCCCCTCCCGTGGCACCACCTCCTCCACCAGTTGTTTCAGCTTCTCCTCCTTCACCTTCTACCAGTTCTCCTCCACCTCCATCGGTTGCGCACTCACCAAAGAAATCTCATCCACAACATTCTCCTCCACCCCCTCCAACCAGTGCTCCTCCGCTGCCTAAATCTACTAGCCCTCCTCCCTCTTCCACACAGTTGCCTCCTCCCCCAGACAACTCATCGATCATTGGGAACACACAACCTCCTTTCCCCTCAGAGAAACCGACAGCAGGACACACTAACACTAGCCCAGATATAACCGCAGTTGCAACATCAGGGAATTCTCAAGGTCGAAGAGCTGGAAGCGTAGCAGCGGTGGGTAGTCTTGTTGGTATTTTGGCTCTCTCTCTTGTGGTTCTGGCAGTGTGGTTTACCCATAGacagaagaaaaaaaagaacCAATTTAATCTCAGATATGCGATGTCATCTCCTTTTGCATCCTCCCAAAATTCAG ATTCATCATTTCTAAGGTCCCAGAATTCAGCACAACTGGCTGGAATTGCCTCAGCAAATAATTACATTCACTCTCCGGACAGTGGTCTAGGCACTTCAAGATCATGGTTCACATACGAAGAACTGTCTGCTGCAACAAATGGGTTTTCAAAAAAGAATCTTCTTGGGGAAGGTGGATTTGGCTGTGTTTATAAAGGAGTTCTTGCGGATAGAAGAGAAGTTGCAGTTAAACAGCTCAAAGCTGGCGGTGGACAAGGAGAACGTGAATTCAGAGCAGAAGTAGAGATCATAAGCCGAATCCACCATAGGCATTTGGTATCACTCGTTGGCTACTGTATATCCGAGAATCAAAGGTTGCTTGTCTATGATTATGTGCCCAATGACACCCTATATTACCAGCTTCATG TTGAAGGCAAGCCAGCCATGGATTGGGCTACCAGAGTTAAAGTTGCTGCTGGTGCAGCTCGTGGACTAGCATATCTTCATGAAGACT GTCAACCCCGTATCATCCACAGAGATATCAAGTCCTCTAACATACTATTGGATAGTAACTTTGAAGCTCGG GTTGCGGATTTTGGGCTCGCAAAGTTAGCACTCGAGTTGGATATACATACTCATGTTTCAACTCGTGTCATGGGAACGTTCGG ATATTTGGCTCCCGAGTATGCATCAACTGGTAAATTGACTGAGAAGTCCGACGTGTATTCATTTGGTGTTGTGCTTTTGGAGCTCATAACAGGTCGTAAGCCTGTTGATGCATCTCAACCTTTAGGCGATGAAAGCCTGGTTGAATGG GCTCGACCATTGCTCACAGAAGCACTTGAGACGGAAGATTTCAAAGAGCTGGTCGACCCGAGGCTGGGAAGAGACTTCGTTGCTGGTGAAATGTTCCGAATGATTGAAGCAGCAGCAGCCTGCGTGCGCCATTTAGCAGCAAAAAGACCCCGGATGAGCCAG ATGGTGAGAGCTTTAGATTCGATGGACGAATTAACGGATTTGAACAACGGAATGAAACCAGGACAAAGTGGGATTTATGATTCAAGGGAACATTCTGCTCAAATCAGAATGTTCCAAAGGATGGCTTTTGGAAGTCAAGATTTGAGTTCAGATTCTTACAGTCTTCCTCAAAGCAGCTGGAGAAGTTGA
- the LOC140886772 gene encoding UPF0496 protein 1-like, which translates to MGNQLSLRIGRTSSRRRPPPRTTTNSNTDAYEMEGSSSSSSSSRHRPPRTTFNPGFNADEIDRGSSSSGRPPSRTSSDPSSNTDDADLSSYEAACRDDPDLRSFDSTVQLRTTRAINSIAVGLEVRALSLDSLRDVTESLLEMNHEVVQIILRNKKDIWKNQELFDLVNDYFENSLLTLDFCTALDSCLKKAGIVESIINVALKKFEEEHYGQYNGEGSVKNYSRTVEELGRFREAGDPFTQEFFKAFNSVYSKQILMLEKLQTKKKKLDKKLKKLKAWRKVSNVIFVVAFASVLICSVVAAAVTAPPAVVAAAAAVAVPLGSMGKWLNSIWKKCEKDLMGQREIISSMQIGSYIIIKDLDSIRVLVEKFRIKIESLLGNAEFAVREDDEAVVIGMKEIRKEVNGFIKTIHDLSDHANKCTQETRMARTLILRRIINHPGSTDQDIGMFS; encoded by the coding sequence ATGGGAAATCAATTGAGCCTCAGAATCGGGCGAACCAGCAGCCGCCGACGGCCGCCACCCCGGACCACCACCAATTCAAACACAGATGCCTATGAAATGGAAGGAAGCAGCAGCAGTAGCAGTAGCAGCCGCCATCGCCCTCCTCGAACCACCTTCAATCCGGGTTTCAACGCCGATGAGATCGACCGAGGCAGCAGCAGTAGCGGCCGCCCACCATCTCGAACCTCATCCGATCCAAGCTCAAACACCGATGACGCCGATCTGAGCTCATACGAAGCAGCGTGCCGAGACGATCCGGATCTACGGAGCTTTGACTCCACTGTCCAACTTCGCACGACCAGAGCCATCAACTCCATAGCCGTCGGCCTCGAGGTTCGAGCTCTTTCCCTAGATTCTCTTCGCGATGTCACCGAGAGTTTACTGGAAATGAATCATGAAGTGGTTCAAATCATTTTGCGAAACAAGAAAGACATTTGGAAAAACCAAGAACTCTTCGATTTAGTCAACGATTACTTTGAGAACAGTTTGTTAACCCTAGATTTCTGTACTGCCCTTGATTCTTGTCTCAAAAAAGCCGGGATTGTTGAGTCAATTATCAATGTGGCGCTCAAGAAATTCGAAGAAGAGCATTATGGCCAGTATAATGGAGAAGGGTCTGTTAAGAATTATTCAAGAACTGTAGAGGAATTGGGCAGATTCAGGGAGGCAGGGGATCCCTTTACACAGGAGTTCTTTAAGGCATTTAATTCAGTCTACTCGAAACAAATTCTGATGTTAGAGAAGTTGCAAACAAAAAAGAAGAAGCTAGATAAGAAACTAAAAAAATTGAAGGCTTGGAGGAAGGTGTCTAACGTGATATTCGTTGTAGCTTTTGCATCGGTTTTGATTTGCTCTGTTGTAGCTGCAGCTGTCACTGCTCCACCGGCGGTGGTGGCTGCAGCTGCGGCTGTGGCTGTGCCTTTAGGGTCAATGGGAAAATGGCTCAACTCAATTTGGAAAAAGTGTGAGAAGGATTTGATGGGGCAGAGAGAGATCATTAGTTCAATGCAGATTGGGAGTTACATCATCATCAAAGATTTGGACAGCATAAGGGTTCTAGTTGAGAAGTTTCGAATCAAGATTGAATCTTTATTGGGGAATGCTGAGTTTGCGGTGAGGGAAGATGACGAGGCAGTGGTGATAGGGATGAAGGAGATCAGAAAAGAAGTCAACGGCTTTATCAAGACGATTCATGACTTGAGTGACCATGCAAATAAGTGCACTCAAGAAACGAGGATGGCTAGGACGTTGATTCTACGTAGGATTATTAATCATCCCGGTAGCACGGATCAGGATATCGGTATGTTTTCGTGA